The Anoxybacillus amylolyticus DNA segment GACATAGCCGATTAATTGCCCCTTTTTCACTAATCCGCCTTCGTTAATACCTGTTGCGTAAGTTTGCATATGAGCATAATAAATGTAAACCCCTTCACTTGTTTTTACCGTGAGACGCCAGCCGCCTAAATCGCTCCAACCTTTGCGAACGACTGTCCCGTCTGTCGAAGAGTAAATTGGAGTTCCTTTTGGCGCGATAATATCTATTCCTTCATGAACACGCTGACCACCGTATTGCCGACTTTCCCCATACGTATCACCAAACGGAGTATACGTTCCCACCTGCAGCGGAAAAACGGAATCTTGCAAACGATCCGGAGCTACTGGTTTCGAAACTTCCCCGTCCGTAATTTTTAATACTTGTCCAACGTAAATCGTATCAGAAGTTAAGTTGTTTATTGTCTTTAATTGTTGCACGGTTGCTCCGTATTTATTCGCGATACTATATAAGCTATCCCCTGCTTGCACCGTATACGTCACCGCTTTTGTTTCCGTTGGCGAGGTTGTTGGCGTTTCTGCTGGTTTTGCGACACTTAATACTTGACCAACGTAAATAGTATCGGTGCTTAACTGATTCCACGTTTTTAAATCAACAAGCGAAATGCCATAATCTCGAGCAATAATCGATAACGTTTCGCCCGCACGAACGGTATGGGTCGTATACGTGCCTTTTTCTGCTGAAATTATTAACGTTTGGCCTGGATAAATAAAATCATTGGATAATTGATTGCGAATTTTAATATCGGCAATGAATACATTGTATGTTTTGGCAATTGTGGATAAACTATCGCCCGCTTTTACAATATACGTCGTATCATGAGTATGTGGAGGCAATAGCGTTAACGTTTGGCCAACATAAATTTGATCACTTGTTAACCCGTTCCATGCTTTTAAATCTGTCACAGATAAATGGTTCGCGGTTGCAATTTTCCATAAGCTATCCCCTGCTTGCACTTTGTATGTTAATTCGTGTGCGTCTGCTTGTCCTACACCACTAACGAATAATGCGAACGTCAGTCCTGCTACCCATGTTTTTTTATTCATGTTGCACCTCTCTTTGCTAGTTTGGTATATTCCTATTTTACTTGTAAAATAGCAAGGGAGGCAGACTGTAATTGTTGGAAATATTCGAACAACAAAAAAGTTGACGCCACGCATCAACTTTTTTTGCTTTTGTATTTCCGAATTGCCTCTTCATAGCGTTGGGCAATCGTTTCTTTTGGCCATGACAATTGTTGTTGCAAATACTCTAATACAAGTGTATCATCTGCCAATCCTGCCGCAAATTGTCGTTTTATCCACCGCTCTGCTTCCTCGCTACTTTTAAACGAAACAGCTGGGCCGCCGCTAAGCACCTTCCACATGCGTTCTTTTTCATTAGCGAGTAAAAACCATTGTTCTCCATTATTTTTGAAAAAGATTCCTTGGTCGTTTGTTTTTATATTATAGCGATTTTGTTCCGCATCGCGATAAACAGGCGGAAGCTGAAATGCCGGCACAGCGAAGCGTGAAAACGCATGTTCATCCATTAAACAGCCCGAAGCTTTCGGATGGCCTCCACCACCAAATTTTTTTGCAAATGCCGACACGTCTACTTCGTCGTGAATCGTTCGAAACCCAATATGTTTCGTCCCAACATTTACAAGGGAGATTAAATCCAAGTGTGGGAACCGTTTCGCTAAAGCATTTCCTAATTCAGATATGTGCTGCTCGGCAAATACGATTCCTATGCAATGCCCATCCATCCACGTTTGTACAAGTTGCTTTTGTTTGAGGCGAATGTAGCGCTCTAATTTCTTTTCTTCTGTTTGAAAGATATATTGTTCCATGTCATTAAAAGAAAACGGAAGCTTCGCCTGCAAACGCTCTAACATCTGTTCGATGAACTCATCCATCCCTAAAATTCCTAACAAATCGTTTAGCCTCTTTGCTTCAATCGTTTTGTTTTCATCCCAATCCCACGTGTCGTATTGACGAACGAGTTCCACAAACACATCTAACGCTTCATTTCGCTCTAAAAAATTTTTTTGAACGAGATATTCATAAAATAAGGAAGTAGCACACGTTTTTTTCCCATGTTCATCTACTGGCTTTACATGTCCCCACGGATAGCGATTAAAATGAAGGGCGGTTACATGGTGGTCAATCATTTGCACATGCTTTCCTGATTGGAATCGTTCAGCTAGTTTCTTTTCGATTTCCTCGTTTACCGCCAAATCGGTAATATACAGCTGCTCGTCGTGTAGGTTGTTATCAATAAATTGCCGCACACGTTCATTTAATGTGCGATAGGAGCAGTAAGCAATATCCACATTGCTACCAAAAGCAAGCTTCGCGAGCAAGCCGCAACTAATACCATCTAAGTCACTATCAGTAAACAGTTTTATCATTTTGTTCCCCCTTTTTATAAGCTTTTATATAACAATTTTTTTAACAATGGAAATAATTGATCTGGAAGTATAGAGACGTCCGGAACAAACAAGCAGTGTTTGCCGTAAATATTTTGAATCGTTTTTTGCTGCCCCTCGTCAATTTCTCCGTTTGCTAAAAAGAGGTTAATTACTTCAATTCCGTGTTTTCTTGCTTCGAGCACCGCTTCATGCGTATCGATAATTCCGTTTTGCTCATAGCCATACGCTGCTGGTTCGCCATCAGAAAACACTAGTAAAAATTTTTGTTTTTCTGTTCGCCTCCTTAATTGTTCCGTCATGAGACGGATTGCAAAGCCATCGCGATTATCTTCTTGCGGCTGCAGCTGAAAAATTTCTGGACCACTTTGCTTCTTTTGGGAAGCGGCAAACGAAATAACAGTATGCAAATAATTCGGCTGGCTCGTTTCATTTGCTTCATTGGCATCTTCCCAAAAGCCAACAATTTGATGTGAAACCGCCACCGATTTTAACACCTCATGAAATAATACGATCCCTCGCTTCGTTTCCTCCATTTTATCATGCATCGAAGCAGAGCAGTCCACTAACAATGTAAAAACGGCATCAATGGCACTGGATGGAGTGCGCTTTTTGTAAAATAAACGCGGCTGTTCGTCCGTCCATAAACGAAGTAATTTTTTATGCAAACGACCAAAGTGTAAATCTGTACGGGGCATAATTTTTTTATGTTCAAGCATTTGTTCAATCATTTTTTTCAATTTCTTTTGATAAACGGCAACCTCTTCCTTTTTTCGCCCGTATTCCCGAATATGGGCGAAAGAAGGAGGAGATGGAGAGAGGAAAATCGCTTCTGCATATTTGTTTTCTTTCCCATAAGGTTCCCCTTTCCCAGATGGCTGCATATGAATTTTTTTCGCTTCTACTTGCTTCGTATAGTCCGTTCGATTGCTTTTTTGCGAGGAACCTTGAACAACCCCAAGTGCTTGATCCCCTGCTTCTCCTTCGCGCACTCCTTCCCCTAATAAATCTGCTTGTGTTCCTTGCTCTAGTTCAAACTGTAAAAAGCTTTTCGTCATTTTGCTTGTTTCGCGATGCCATGTCGGCAACGTTTGTTCGTGGACATCCTCGTCTCCTTCTTTCCCTTCATTGAGCACGTCACAGTTATTCAACGGGTCGATTCGTTTTATGTCTTCCATCAACATTCCTTGCGGTTCGTAGCTATGTTCTGGCAAATAAAAATACGTATTTAACATGTCTTTTTCTAGTATTCCTTCTAACATTCCAGTTATTAGCAACACAACGCGTGCGACATCGCGCGTTGATGCAGCGTCAAAAAACTGACCGAGCAACTGGCGAATTTGGGGCATGAGATGGTCAATTGGTTCAGAAATAGGAGGAATTTCTTCCAACGGTGATTCTGATGTCAACAACAAATACGTAGCGGCAAATAACGTATCCGTATACACGCTTTTTACTAAGTTGGCATGCATCTGACTCTGGAAATAATGGCGATACACATTCCTTCTTGTACGAAACCATTTTTTTGTCCCAGGACGATCTCGTTTACAAAGCTCCTCGAGCCGCATATCTTCAGCGAGCATAAACAGCTGCTTGGCAAACCGAGGAGTAAACGTCGTATTCACCTGCTCAAGGAAGGAGCGGACTTCCGCAATCGTTGTGTACTGTAATGTTCCGATGGCACGTAAGCAAACATCGCTTTTCAACCCATCGACTTTTTCTGGACGGTTATCCCAAAAATGGCTGACGTATATTTTCCGATTGACAAAATTAACATACGACTGAACCCCAAATTCTATTTCCCAGTCAGCTTGTTTTGTTAATGTTTTTGCTAAATCCGATAGCTGCATAAATAAAAACGAGTCGACTTTTTTATCATTAAACTGGATAAACCGTTTCATCGTTCTTCCCTCACTCAAAGAGTGTTTCCGCAATGTTGCGTACCGCGGCTTTTTCGCGGTCGTCTTCTAATTTTTCGACAATCCCGCGCTCAATTGCTCGAAGCGGCGGCAAATAAACTGCTAAATCGCATGCATCAATGAGTGCACGAATAGAAGCTGCTGTTTCTGAAATTTGGCCGCTTTGCACTTGAACGATTAAATCAGCCGATAACATTACAAATCGATCGATTAACGAATGATCCTTTAATATACTCTGTGCTCGTAATACATCTTTTAATGCGTCACCTTGAATGTAGGGGACATCTATAACAATAAAGCGATTTTTGAGCGCTTCGTTTAATGGAACTGTGCCGATGTATCCTTCGTTAATCGCAGCGATTACGCCAAACGTGCTTTTCGCTTTTACTACTTCGCCAGTAAATGGGTTGGTGAGCGTTTTCCGATAGTCGAGTACACCATTTAAAATCGGCAACGTTTCTGGCTTCGCCATGTTAATTTCGTCAATATAAAGCAAATGACCTTTTGTCATTGCTTGAATGACAGGTCCAGGAATAAATTCAATAACAGGTTTTCCTTCCCGTTCTTGAATCGTTTTGAAGCCAAGCATTGCTTCTGCGTCTAGGTCAACAGAACAATTAATGCTATGCATTGGCTGTCCGAACAAATAAGACAACGTTTCCGCTAACTTTGTTTTCCCTGCACCCGTTGGTCCTTTTAAAAGCACATTTTTTCCAAGTGCCAATGCAACGATAGCATCGTAAAGAGTATAGGGAGCTGCTGTAGTGTATCCTCCTTTTCCAATTAAATACGCGTCTTCGTCATAGGCAAACTGTTTCTTTCGGGTTTGCATCTGTTGTTCAATGGCAACAGGTAATGCTATATTCATGTTTATGTATCGTCCTTTCTGTCATATGTAATCACTATCCCATTCTACTCGATGTTTTATGTTTAACGCAAAAGAGATGATTAGTATCTTATAAAAATGTTATGTAAACATATTGGCCAAGAGAGCTTTTGCCCTCTTAGCTATAGTTATCTTGGATAGCCTTACGTATAAGCGCTTCACAGCGGTCTAACTCTGCTTTCAGCTGCCGTTTGTACAGTTTCGCTTTCTCATATCCTCCATCTGCAAAGCGATAGTAAACGACTTCTTGGTACTTCATCCCCTCTTTTTTTTGCTTCACTTGTTTTAAAATGCCGTCTTCAATTAAATCGTGTAGTGCTTTATACACCTCCGAATGGTTCGGTTTATATCCATACGGTTTAAACTCTTGCCGAAGCACGTCTAATAGTTTTAGCCCATATAAACGTTCTTGCTCTGTCAACGTAATTAAATACAATTTTAAAAATGCGCGCTGCTTTAACAAAAATCCGCTTGATGTCCGTTTTTCTCCCATATATCTATCTCCTTTCCTAGAGAAAATAACCGTTTCCCTTTATAATTATTCTTTTCCGTTAACAAAGATCCTTCTTTTTTAAATATTTTTTTATTTAGAACATAGTTGTATTTTATCACCATAAGGCGAAAAAAAGAAATACCCGCTTGCGAGTATTTCTTAGTTAAAAACGATCGTTTTGTTTTGGTAAATGATGACGCGATCTTCGAGATGCCATTTTAATGCCCGCGCAAGAACCGTTTTTTCGATAATGCGTCCGATTCGTTTTAAATCTTCTGGATGATAGCGGTGGTCTACTCGCGCCACGTCTTGCTCGATAATCGGTCCTTCGTCCAAATCGTCGGTGACATAATGGGATGTTGCCCCGATTAATTTGACTCCACGCTCATACGCTCGTTCATACGGTCTTGCTCCGACGAAAGCTGGCAGAAACGAATGATGAATGTTAATAATTTTGGCTGGAAATTGTGCCACAAATTCCGGGGATAAAATTTGCATGTAGCGGGCAAGCACGATCGTATCGACTTTATATTCATTTAAAAGTGCGAGTTGTTTCCCTTCTGCTTCCGCTTTTTTTTCTTTTGTCACTGGAATGAAATAATAAGGGATACCAATCGATTCGACGCTTTCTCGCATATATTCATGATTGCTAATGACAACAGCGATATCTGCTAAGAGTTCCCCTGCTTGCCATTCCCATAGCAGTTCTAATAAGCAATGTTCTTCTTTGGAAACGAAAATCGCGAGCTTTTGCAAATCGTTATGTAATCGAAAACGCCAATTCATTTGAAATGTTTGGGCAATCGGTGCAAATGCTTTTTCTATGTTCGCTTTTCGAGTGGCCATCATCGGTGTATCAAATTCGATTCGTAAAAAAAACGTTCCCCCTTCTGGATCAGTCGAGTATTGACTTGATTCAACGATATTTGCCCCTTGCTCGTACAAAAACGAAGTGACAGCAGCTACGATACCAGGTCGGTCTGGACATGAGATGACAAGCCGTGCTCGATGCTGATAGTTTTGCAAAAAATTTTGTAGACGACGTTCGCGAAACGTGTGCATCCATTTTCCCCCTCGATATTTTTTCCTCATCATACAAAAAAACGGCTGGAATGCCAACCGTTTTTTTGTTTATTTTTGTATTTTTGCTAAAAAGTTATTTCGTTAAGTCGCCGGCAGGGCCGAAAAATTCATAATGGATATTAGCTTCTGCTACGCCCCATTCTTTTAGTGCGTGATAAATAGCTTTCATAAATGGCACTGGACCACAGAAATAGAAATCGGCTTGCTTATCCTGCACGATTGTTTGTAACCATTCGCCTGTAATCCATCCTTCTTTGGCGAAGTGAGGGTTTTTTCGGTCTATGTCTGTTGGCGATTCATAGCAAATATAATAAGAAAGCGACTCATGCTCGTTCGCAAGTTTTGCAAGATCTGCATCAAAGGCGTGAACGTTTCCGTTGATTGCTGCATGAATGAACGTTGCTTTCCGCTCCGGTTGCTTAGCGATTAACGTGTTGACCATGCTAAATAACGGCGTAATCCCAACCCCACCGCTAAGGAACACGACTGGCGTTTCTTTTGCCATATCAAGCGTAAAATCACCCGCTGGTGCGCTTAATTCAAGTACATCCCCTTCTTGAATGTGGTCGTGTAAATAGTTTGATACGATTCCAGCTGGTTGCGTATCGGTTGCTGCTTCTTTTTTCACGCTAATCCGATAATACCCTTTTTGCGGAGCGTCAGATAAGCTATACTGGCGAATATGTGTATACGTTTCTCCAGGGATCGTTACTTTTACGCTTACGTATTGGCCAGGTAAGAAATCGCTAACTTCTCCGCCGTCTTCTGGTACAAGGTAAAACGACGTAATGACATCACTTTCTTTTACTTTTCGTTGCACAACAAAGCGGCGGAAATCTTTCCATCCCCCTGTTTTCCTTTCTGCTTCCCGATACATTTCTTCTTCAACTTGAATAAATACGTCCGCAATGACACCATACGCTTCTCCCCACGCCTCAATCACTTCATCGGTTGCTGCATCGCCTAACACATCTTTGATCGCTAACAATAAATGCTTTCCGACGATTGGATAGTGCTCTTTTTTTACACCGAGGCTGCGATGTTTGTGCCCAATTTGTTTGACTACCGGCAAAATCGCTTCTAAGTTATCAATATGTTTTGCTGCTGCGTAGACAGAAGCCGCTAACGCTTTTGGCTGTCGTCCTTGTTTTTGATGGGCATGGTTGAAAATGTTCAACAGCTCCGGGTGGTTAGAAAACATTAATTGATAAAACCGTTTCGTAATTTGTTCCCCATACTGTTCTAGTACCGGTACTGTTGATTGAATGATTTCGATCGTTTTTTTGCTTAATAATGTTTTTGTTGCGTTCATGAATAAATCCCCTCACTAAAACATGTATTTTATATACATGTTTATTGAATCATAGTGTTTATTTAAAAAGCAATATTTCAAATACATCTTTAACAAAATGTTCACATTTTCGCACCGAACAAAAAATATGGTAAACTAATGGATAGACAAAGTGATTGAAGGTGTGACAAACGATGCAGTTAACAAACTATACAGAATACGCACTGCGTGTGCTTCTTTTCTTAGGGGCATTAGAACCTGGGGAAAAAACGAATATTAAAGAAATTTCGCGCGCCTTTTCCATTTCTGAAAATCATTTAAGTAAAATTGTATACGAACTTGGAAAAGAAGGATTTATCGAAACAATTCGTGGACGAAACGGTGGCATTCGCCTTGCTAAAAAACCAGAAGATATTTGCATTGGCACTGTCGTCCGCCATACAGAAGATAATTTATCGCTCGTTGAATGTTTTGCTGGACACGGCAACCATTGTATTATTACTCCTGTTTGCGGGCTTAAACATGTTCTTCACGAAGCGTTGGAGGCGTTTTTGCGAGTATTAGATTCATACACGCTAGCAGATTTGTTAGCGAATAAACATCATCTACAATCCATCTTCCAGCAAAAACGTTCGTAACAAGCATAGGATTGTCTCCTTTTGTGAAATATATTACTATTAAGAAGGTGTCTAAAAAACAAGCATTTGAAGGAGGTCCAAATGAAACAGGCATTGTCATCACTACCACCATATTTAAAAATGGAGAATGGGGAACTTTGGTTGACGGAAGATGATCGGGAGAATTTAAAAATTAGCTATCGAATCAAAGAAATTATCTTCTCAGAGCAATCTCCGTTTCAACAAGTGATGATTTTAGATTCGTACGATTTTGGCAGGATGCTCGTGCTTGACGGGGTTGTTCAAACAACTTCGATTGATGGTCATATTTATAATGAGATGATTTCTCACGTTCCACTTCAATTCCATCCAGCGCCAAAAAAAGTGCTGATTATCGGTGGTGGCGACTGTGGAGCAGCTCGGGAAGTAGCAAAATACCCCGATATTGCAGAAATTCATATGGTAGAAATTGATGAAAAAGTCGTACAAGCTTGTAAAGAACACTTGCCAGCCGTTTCTGGCAATTTATCTGATCCTCGCGTCCAATTTATTTATACGGATGGGGTCGCATTTGTGAAAGAACACGCAAATACGTACGATGTCATCATTATTGATTCCTCTGACCCGATTGGACCAGCGAAGGAATTATTTTCTTATGAGTTTTATAAAAGTGTGCATCGCGCGTTAAAAGAAGATGGGATAATGGTATGCCAAAGTCAATCCCCTATTTTCCATCTAGATGTTTTAAAACAAACGTATACAAACATTCGTCAACTATTTCCACACGCAGCTGTCTATACCGCAACGGTACCAACGTATCCGGGCGGATTATGGAGCTTTACCATCGGCGCGAAAATTCCGCTTTCTCTTCCGAATAGATTGTCGTTGCCAACCGACACGAAATACGTAAACGATGCGATTCTAACTCGTTGTTTTGAATTGCCGCAATTTATGAAAACAGCGTTATCATAGAAACAAGGTGTCCCACAGGGGGGCACCTTGTTTACTATAAGTACTTACCGCTATTCTTTTTGAAACGAACGGTCAGCAACGATCGAAATCGTTAAGTCGTCGGCTGGCGGATTATGAAGCCCGGCACGGACGTCGCGGTAATAACGCTGCAGCGGGTGATGAGAAAATAAGCTATGTCCGCCAACGACACGCATCGCTAGATCAACGACATGAATGGCTGTATTTGTCGCTACATATTTCACTGCCGCTAATTCTGCCTTCATTGCTCGTCGTTTCTTAGGGTAGCGATCCCATTGATCGGCAACTGAATACATAAAATGACGGGCGGCCATTAACTGAATATCGATTTCGGCAATTTTACGCCGCACTTCTGGTATGTCGGCAATCGGATGTGACAACGTATTCGGCTGATACGACTTAGCAAAAGCAATCGCTTCATTACGGGCAGCAATTGCGATCCCTAAGTAACAGGCAGGAATATGTAAAAGCCAACCTTGCGCTCT contains these protein-coding regions:
- a CDS encoding DHH family phosphoesterase; its protein translation is MIKLFTDSDLDGISCGLLAKLAFGSNVDIAYCSYRTLNERVRQFIDNNLHDEQLYITDLAVNEEIEKKLAERFQSGKHVQMIDHHVTALHFNRYPWGHVKPVDEHGKKTCATSLFYEYLVQKNFLERNEALDVFVELVRQYDTWDWDENKTIEAKRLNDLLGILGMDEFIEQMLERLQAKLPFSFNDMEQYIFQTEEKKLERYIRLKQKQLVQTWMDGHCIGIVFAEQHISELGNALAKRFPHLDLISLVNVGTKHIGFRTIHDEVDVSAFAKKFGGGGHPKASGCLMDEHAFSRFAVPAFQLPPVYRDAEQNRYNIKTNDQGIFFKNNGEQWFLLANEKERMWKVLSGGPAVSFKSSEEAERWIKRQFAAGLADDTLVLEYLQQQLSWPKETIAQRYEEAIRKYKSKKS
- a CDS encoding LysM peptidoglycan-binding domain-containing protein codes for the protein MNKKTWVAGLTFALFVSGVGQADAHELTYKVQAGDSLWKIATANHLSVTDLKAWNGLTSDQIYVGQTLTLLPPHTHDTTYIVKAGDSLSTIAKTYNVFIADIKIRNQLSNDFIYPGQTLIISAEKGTYTTHTVRAGETLSIIARDYGISLVDLKTWNQLSTDTIYVGQVLSVAKPAETPTTSPTETKAVTYTVQAGDSLYSIANKYGATVQQLKTINNLTSDTIYVGQVLKITDGEVSKPVAPDRLQDSVFPLQVGTYTPFGDTYGESRQYGGQRVHEGIDIIAPKGTPIYSSTDGTVVRKGWSDLGGWRLTVKTSEGVYIYYAHMQTYATGINEGGLVKKGQLIGYVGDSGYGPLGTTGKFVAHLHFGMYDLNWNAINPYNYLKYWEWKMNNPQ
- a CDS encoding Rrf2 family transcriptional regulator, with the protein product MQLTNYTEYALRVLLFLGALEPGEKTNIKEISRAFSISENHLSKIVYELGKEGFIETIRGRNGGIRLAKKPEDICIGTVVRHTEDNLSLVECFAGHGNHCIITPVCGLKHVLHEALEAFLRVLDSYTLADLLANKHHLQSIFQQKRS
- a CDS encoding helix-turn-helix transcriptional regulator — translated: MGEKRTSSGFLLKQRAFLKLYLITLTEQERLYGLKLLDVLRQEFKPYGYKPNHSEVYKALHDLIEDGILKQVKQKKEGMKYQEVVYYRFADGGYEKAKLYKRQLKAELDRCEALIRKAIQDNYS
- a CDS encoding ATP-binding protein; translated protein: MNIALPVAIEQQMQTRKKQFAYDEDAYLIGKGGYTTAAPYTLYDAIVALALGKNVLLKGPTGAGKTKLAETLSYLFGQPMHSINCSVDLDAEAMLGFKTIQEREGKPVIEFIPGPVIQAMTKGHLLYIDEINMAKPETLPILNGVLDYRKTLTNPFTGEVVKAKSTFGVIAAINEGYIGTVPLNEALKNRFIVIDVPYIQGDALKDVLRAQSILKDHSLIDRFVMLSADLIVQVQSGQISETAASIRALIDACDLAVYLPPLRAIERGIVEKLEDDREKAAVRNIAETLFE
- the hmpA gene encoding NO-inducible flavohemoprotein, which translates into the protein MNATKTLLSKKTIEIIQSTVPVLEQYGEQITKRFYQLMFSNHPELLNIFNHAHQKQGRQPKALAASVYAAAKHIDNLEAILPVVKQIGHKHRSLGVKKEHYPIVGKHLLLAIKDVLGDAATDEVIEAWGEAYGVIADVFIQVEEEMYREAERKTGGWKDFRRFVVQRKVKESDVITSFYLVPEDGGEVSDFLPGQYVSVKVTIPGETYTHIRQYSLSDAPQKGYYRISVKKEAATDTQPAGIVSNYLHDHIQEGDVLELSAPAGDFTLDMAKETPVVFLSGGVGITPLFSMVNTLIAKQPERKATFIHAAINGNVHAFDADLAKLANEHESLSYYICYESPTDIDRKNPHFAKEGWITGEWLQTIVQDKQADFYFCGPVPFMKAIYHALKEWGVAEANIHYEFFGPAGDLTK
- the purU gene encoding formyltetrahydrofolate deformylase — encoded protein: MHTFRERRLQNFLQNYQHRARLVISCPDRPGIVAAVTSFLYEQGANIVESSQYSTDPEGGTFFLRIEFDTPMMATRKANIEKAFAPIAQTFQMNWRFRLHNDLQKLAIFVSKEEHCLLELLWEWQAGELLADIAVVISNHEYMRESVESIGIPYYFIPVTKEKKAEAEGKQLALLNEYKVDTIVLARYMQILSPEFVAQFPAKIINIHHSFLPAFVGARPYERAYERGVKLIGATSHYVTDDLDEGPIIEQDVARVDHRYHPEDLKRIGRIIEKTVLARALKWHLEDRVIIYQNKTIVFN
- the speE gene encoding polyamine aminopropyltransferase translates to MKQALSSLPPYLKMENGELWLTEDDRENLKISYRIKEIIFSEQSPFQQVMILDSYDFGRMLVLDGVVQTTSIDGHIYNEMISHVPLQFHPAPKKVLIIGGGDCGAAREVAKYPDIAEIHMVEIDEKVVQACKEHLPAVSGNLSDPRVQFIYTDGVAFVKEHANTYDVIIIDSSDPIGPAKELFSYEFYKSVHRALKEDGIMVCQSQSPIFHLDVLKQTYTNIRQLFPHAAVYTATVPTYPGGLWSFTIGAKIPLSLPNRLSLPTDTKYVNDAILTRCFELPQFMKTALS
- a CDS encoding vWA domain-containing protein, which produces MKRFIQFNDKKVDSFLFMQLSDLAKTLTKQADWEIEFGVQSYVNFVNRKIYVSHFWDNRPEKVDGLKSDVCLRAIGTLQYTTIAEVRSFLEQVNTTFTPRFAKQLFMLAEDMRLEELCKRDRPGTKKWFRTRRNVYRHYFQSQMHANLVKSVYTDTLFAATYLLLTSESPLEEIPPISEPIDHLMPQIRQLLGQFFDAASTRDVARVVLLITGMLEGILEKDMLNTYFYLPEHSYEPQGMLMEDIKRIDPLNNCDVLNEGKEGDEDVHEQTLPTWHRETSKMTKSFLQFELEQGTQADLLGEGVREGEAGDQALGVVQGSSQKSNRTDYTKQVEAKKIHMQPSGKGEPYGKENKYAEAIFLSPSPPSFAHIREYGRKKEEVAVYQKKLKKMIEQMLEHKKIMPRTDLHFGRLHKKLLRLWTDEQPRLFYKKRTPSSAIDAVFTLLVDCSASMHDKMEETKRGIVLFHEVLKSVAVSHQIVGFWEDANEANETSQPNYLHTVISFAASQKKQSGPEIFQLQPQEDNRDGFAIRLMTEQLRRRTEKQKFLLVFSDGEPAAYGYEQNGIIDTHEAVLEARKHGIEVINLFLANGEIDEGQQKTIQNIYGKHCLFVPDVSILPDQLFPLLKKLLYKSL